In Rhodococcus qingshengii JCM 15477, the sequence TTTCTGCTGATGCGCACCTGATCATGCCGTACCACGTGGCCATCGACAAGGTCACCGAACGCTTCCTGGGAGCGAAGAAGATCGGCACGACCGGCCGCGGTATCGGCCCGTGCTACCAGGACAAGATCGCCCGTGTCGGTGTCCGTGCCGCGGACGTCCTTGACGAGAAGATCCTGACCCAGAAGGTCGAAGCAGCACTCGAATTCAAGAACCAGGTGCTGGTCAAGATCTACAACCGCAAGGCACTCGACCCGCAGCAGGTCGTCGAAGAGGTACTGACGCAGGCCGAGGGTTTCAAGCACCGCATCTCGGACACGCGCCTGGAACTCAACCTCGCCCTCGAGCGCGGCGAGACCGTTCTGCTCGAAGGTTCGCAGGGCACTCTGCTTGACGTCGACCACGGCACGTACCCGTACGTGACCTCGTCCAACCCCACTTCGGGTGGTGCGGCGGTCGGTTCGGGAATCGGTCCCACCAAGATCACCACCGTGCTCGGCATCCTGAAGGCGTACACGACGCGTGTCGGTTCCGGTCCGTTCCCGACGGAGCTGTTCGACGATCACGGCGCATACCTGGCGAAGCAGGGCGGCGAGGTCGGTGTCACCACCGGACGCGCTCGTCGTACGGGATGGTTCGACGCTGTCATCGCGCGCTACGCGACGCGCGTCAACGGCATCACCGACTACTTCCTCACCAAGCTGGACGTGCTGAGCAGCCTCGACACCGTGCCGATCTGTGTCGCGTACGAGGTGGATGGTGTCCGCCACGACGAAATGCCGATGTCACAGAGCGACATTCACCACGCCAAGCCCATCTACGAAGAGATGCCCGGCTGGTGGGAAGACATCTCGGAGGCTCGCACCTTCGAGGAACTGCCGCAGAATGCGCAGAACTACGTGCTTAGGCTCGAAGAGCTTTCGGGTGCGTTCATCTCCTGCATCGGTGTCGGCCCCGGCCGCGACGAGACGATCGTCCGGCGCGAGATCGTCCGCTAGTTCGTTCCCTCGAAATCCCCGCTCATGCAAGCATGAGCGGGGATTTCGAGTTTCAAGCCAGCTTCGACAAGTGTGCGGTGACGGTCTTCCAGTCGGGAAACTCGGTGCTGCCGAACTTGATCCACTCGCCCTCGAATCGATCTGCTCCGTTTGCTCCGCGGTCGTCGACGAGGTAGTCGCCACGATTGAGGTGTTTGTGGTGCGAGAGGATCAGACGTTTGTATGCGACGCTGCCTTCCTCCATTCCGAGGTGCTCTTGTACCCACAGAACCTTGTCGTGCCAGGCTGTGGCGTTCTTCCACGGCGCTGTCGAGAGGATGTAGGTGTCGAACTGCTGTGCCAGTTGGTGGTAGGCGTCGATAGCGCCGTCGAGAGGATCCATGCGAGAGAAGATGTGCGGCGCTTCGTCGAGGTCGTTCTGGTACTTCACTCGGACGCCGTCGGTCAGGCGATCGATGCCCGACTGGAAGTTGACCAAGGTGTTGTCGAGATCGATATAGAGAATCTTTTTGGAAGCCGGCATGGGAACCCTCTCTGGAGACTTTCTGAGTGCGAAAAGAGTCCAGTTTTACGCAACTGGACTGAGATCAGTGAATTCTTCCCCCTGATCACAATCGCACGGGGGTCTGACAGCGTCGTTCTCGCGGTCTGAAGTCTTGTCGTGGAAGATGCCGCCGAGGGGTGCTGCCAGGCGAAACTGCTCCAACCGTATGTATGTACCTTCACCTTCGGCGGGCGCGAAGAAGTAGACGAGTGCCACGAAGAGTCCGATGCCGATCAGGGTTGCGAAGGTAGTCATGGACATATGATCAACTCGACTGGTATTGAGTTACATAGCCAAGTTGTCGATACTGGACTGCATGATGACTCGAGTTCTCGGTGCCCGTTCGCTTGCTCGCGATCTGGGATCCTGGCAGGAAGAGTCCGGACGCAGGCCCGCGTACCGTGCGCTTGCCGACGGTATCCGCCTGCTCGTGCACGACGGTCGCGTTCCGCTGGGAGTCGCACTGCCGAGTGAGCGTGAACTTGCGGCGGTACTCGAACTCAGTCGAACCACGATCACGTCGTCGTACTCGGTGCTGCGAGACGAGGGGTACCTGATCAGCAGGCAGGGTTCGCGAAGCACCGTGGCATTACCTGCCGGCGCGCGGCCGAACGGGTTGATGTTCCGCTCCCATCAACCCGGGCCGAGTGGACCCGTCGTCGACCTCAGTTACGCGGCGATGGCAGCTCCCGCCGCTCAGGTCGAACTGGCGTATGCGTCTGCGCTGCAGGAACTTCCGAACTTCCTTCCCACACACGGGATGGAACCGGTCGGGATCGCCGACTTGCGTGACGTGATCGCGCGGCGCTACACGGCGCGGGGTCTTCCCACCACCGCCGAACAGATCATGGTGACCTCGGGTGCGCAGCACGCGCTTCGATTGTTGCTGTCGGTGCTCACCTCACCCGGCGAGCGAGTGCTGGTCGATCATCCGACGTACCCCAATGCGCTGGAAGCGATTCGGCGAAACGGCGCTCGGCCCGTACCGGTTCCGGTCCGACCGGAGTTCGCGGCCGCCGGAGCCTGGGATCTCGACGGGATTCGTAGTGCAGCAAGGCAAACCGCTGCCAGAATGGCATACCTGATCCCCGACTTTCACAACCCGACCGGCCTCTGCATGGACTCTTCCGGCCGCGCCGAGCTTGCGAAGATTGCGCACGAAACGCGAATGACTCTGGTCGTCGACGAGACGATGGTGGATCTGTGGCTCGACGCACCACCGCCGGCGCCGGTCGCCTCACATGGGCGAGGCGCAGCGAAAACCGAAGTGGTGACGCTCGGTTCGACCGCGAAGTCGCTGTGGGGCGGGCTACGTGTCGGTTGGATTCGCGCCGATGCCGCGCTCATCACCCAGTTGGTGGGGGCGCGTGCCGCGGTCGACCTCGGTACTCCCGTCATGGATCAGTTGGCAGCCGCCTACTTGCTCGCCGACGACCGCTCGTTGCTCGAACAGCGTCGCGAAGTTCTGCGAGAACAGCGTGCGGTACTCCTCGGGGCGGTGGCCGAGCATCTGCCGGACTGGCGTCCCACCATCGGTTCCGGCGGAATGTCGGTCTGGATGCGAATGTCCGCGCCCGTCTCGACGGCGTTGGCGGCGGTGGCACCCAACTTCGGCGTACTCCTTGCCGCCGGCCCCCGTTTCGGCGTAGAAGGTGCGTTCGAACGATTCATCCGCGTGCCGTACGCACGTTCTCCCGAGGACCTCATTCGCGGCGTTGCATCCATCGCCGCTGCGTACGACACTCTCGCGACGGATCGCGACACGGCAGACCAACGAATGGTCGTCGTCTGAGAACTGGGTACACACCCTGAAAGTGGTGTGAAACCAGGAGGTAGGGCATGACGGCGGTAGACGGTACAGGCGCAGCGGGAACCAGTGCGGCGGAAGCGCTCGCAGAACGATTGTTCGCGGCCACGCTCGGGGCATCGGAGCTGCAGGCCGTGTATCTGGGCGACCGGTTGGGCTGGTACCGCGCGCTGAGCGATCACGGCCCGCTCACGTCGACGGAGCTGGCGGACCGGACAGGGACCGTCGAAAGATATGCGCGGGAGTGGCTCGAGCAGCAGGCCGTCGCCGGTTATGTGGACGTCAATTCGGATGCCGATCGCCGGTACAGCCTGCCGCAGGCCCACGCCGATGTTCTGGTCGACGACGAGAACCTACTTTTCCTGGCGCCGCTGGCGAGGCTGTTCGTCGCGACGACGTCGTCGATGCCACGTCTACTCGACGCTTATCGTCACGGTGGGGGAGTCACGTGGGAATCGATGGGCCCCGATGCTCGCGAGGGTCAGGCGCTACTGAATCGGCCGATGTATCTCCGTCAGCTCTGTCAGCAGTTTCTGCCGGTAGTCACCGACCTGCACGCCACACTTTCGGACGGCGGGCAGGTCGCTGATCTCGGGATGGGGGAGGGCTGGTCGTCGATCGCGCTCGCCCTCGGATACCCGAAGATCGAAGTGCACGGCTTCGACGTCGACGCGGCGTCGGTGAACGCTGCCCGTCGTAACGCTCATGATCGGGGGGTGGACGACCGCGTGCATTTCTCGTTGGTCGACGTCGCCGGACAGGCTCCTGAGGCCGGGCGAGCCGATGCCGGGACCTACGACGCCGTCTTCGCTTTCGAGTGCCTTCACGACGTTCCGGATCCGGTGGGTTTTCTTTCCACGGCTCGGGCGATTGCCCAGCCGGGCGCTCCGGTGATCGTGATGGACGAACGAACGGCGGATGAGTTCGATCCCGAGGCGGGTCCGATCGAGCAATTGCTGTACGGATTTTCGCTGACCTGCTGCCTACCGGACAGTCTTTCGCATCCGGGAAGCATTGCCACCGGGACGGTGATGAGGCACTCGACACTCGAAAGCTATGCCAAGGCGGCAGGTTTCGAGCGGGTGGACGTGCTGCCGATCGAGCACGAGATGTTCAGGTTCTACAGGTTGGGCTGACGCCCCGTGCGCCTTTTTGGTTGCAGTAACTACCAAAAAGGCGCACAGGGGCCGAAGGCCCTAGGTCCAGACCGTATCGATATCCGTCGCCTCACGCGCCGGCGCAGCAGGCGTAGTAGTGGGCGTGCGCGAGAAGCGCGGTGCGGGTGCATGCTGGGTGACGCCGTCCAGTTCGATGAGCGAACCGCGAGCCGCGATGTGTTCGTTGGACGGAGCCTCGGCGAAAGTCAGGACAGGGGAGACGCAGGCGTCGGTGCCGAGGAAGATCTTGGCCCACTCGTCGCGAGTCTTGGACAGGAACTTTTCGGTGAAGAGCTTCTTCATGTCGTCCCACTTGGACGTGTCCATCTGGTGAGGGAGCGTCGCGGGATCGAGTTCGAGGCCCTCGAGCAGCAATGCGTAGAACTGGGGTTCGATGGATCCGACGGCCATGTACTTGCCGTCGGAGGTCTCGTAGGTGTCGTAGAACGGAGCGCCGGTGTCGAGGAGATTGACGCCGCGCTCGTCGGACCAGACGCCGCGACCGCGGAATGCCCACATCATGTGGGAGAGCGCGAGGGTTCCGTCGACCATTGCCGCGTCGACGACCTGGCCCTTACCGGACGTCGAGCGCTCGACGAGAGCCGACAGAATGCCGAAGATCAGGAACATGGAACCGCCGCCGAAATCGCCGACCATGTTGAGCGGCGGGACGGGACGTTCGCCCTTGCGTCCGATGGCGTTGAGGACACCGGTCAGTGAGATGTAATTGATGTCGTGACCGGCGGCGTTGGCGAGCGGTCCTTCCTGTCCCCAGCCCGTCATACGGGCGTAGACGAGGCGCGGATTGCGCTCCGAGACCACGTCGGGTCCGAGTCCCATGCGTTCCATGACGCCGGGGCGGAAACCCTCGATGAGGACGTCGGCGCGGCCCAGGAGATCGAGCACTTTCGCGACGTCGGCCGGGTCCTTTAGGTTGGCCTCGACGATGCGGCGGCCGCGCTTGATCTGGTCGGTTGCGTTCGAGTCCTGCGGAATCTGCCCTGCGCGCTGCACGATGACGATGTCGGCGCCCATGTCCGCCAACAGTGTCGCGGCGTGCGGGCCCGGTCCCAATCCAGCGAATTCCACGATCCGAATGCCCGCGAGCGGGCCCTTCTTCTCCACAGCTTCTGCAGACACACGCACTCCCAATTCAGACGGTGACAACACTTCTGACCCGACGGTAACGTGTCGAATCGATCAGGTGTGCTCCGGGGCACTGTGTCCACCGAGGGAGGCGCCGATCACTAGACGGCGGCACCCTCGAACTGAGCGTTGTAGAGACGGAAGTACGCGCCCGCCGCTGCGATGAGTTCGTCGTGTGTGCCCTGCTCGACGATCTTGCCCGCCTCCATCACGACGATCAGATCGGCGTTACGGATGGTGGAGAGCCGGTGCGCGATGATGAAGCTGGTCCGCCCGACGCGCAACGCGGACATTGCTTGCTGCACAAGCTGTTCCGTACGTGTGTCGACCGAGCTCGTCGCCTCGTCGAGAATCAGCAGCGACGGCTCCGACAGGAATGCACGAGCGATCGTGATGAGCTGCTTCTCGCCGGAGCTGATGTTCGACGCCTCCTCGTCCAGCACGGTGTCGTACCCGTCCGGGAGGGTGTGGATGAAGCGGTCGACGAAGGCAGCGCGTGCGGCTTCGTGAATCTCGTATTCGCTGGCGTCGAGTCGGCCGTATGCGATGTTGTCGCGGATCGTGCCGCCGAAGAGCCAGGTGTCCTGCAGAACCATGCCGACGTGCTTGCGCAAGTCGGAGCGGCGCATCTGCGAGATGTCGACGTCGTCGAGAGTGATTCGGCCGGAGTCGACTTCGTAGAAGCGCATGAGCAGGTTTACCAAGGTGGTCTTGCCGGCACCGGTGGGCCCGACGATGGCGACCATCTGCCCGGGCCGGGCCGTGAGGTACACGTTCTCGATCAACGGCTTGTCCGGCTCGTACCGGAACGAGACGTTCTCGAACTCGATGTGACCGACGTTGCGATGACGTCCGGCGGGCTCGGGGAGAAGCGGCACGTCGATGTCGGGCGACTGCTCGGGTTCGTCGAGAAGCTCGAAGACCCGCTCCGCCGACGCGGCTCCGGACTGCAGGCTCGTCGACATGGACGCGATCTGCGTCAGTGGCTGGCTGAACTGGCGCGAATAGACGATGAAGGCCTGAACGTCACCGAGTGACATGTTGCCGCTGGCGACCTTGAGAGCGCCGACCACAGCGAGCAGCACGTAGGTGATGTTTCCGACGAAGTTCATGACCGGCATGATCAGGCTGGAGAGGAACTGTGCGCCGAAGGACGCGTCGAGGAGCTTCTTGTTCTGCTCGGCGAATTCACGCTCGGCTTCGGCCTGATGCCCGTACACACGTACCAGGTCGCGACCGCTGTAGTTCTCCTCGATCTGCGCGTTGATCTTGCCCGTCTCGGTCCACTGAGCCTTGTACAACACCTGTGCTCGCTTGGCGACCCTGGCAACGAGGAGCACCGATACCGGCACCGCGATCAGTGCGATCAGGGCGAGCATCGGAGAGATGACGAACATCATCGTCAGGACGCCGAGGACGGTGAGCACCGACGTCAGGAGCGAGGTCAACGTCGACGACAGCGTCGACGAGATGTTGTCGATGTCGTTGGTGACGCGGCTGAGGATCTCGCCGCGCGGTGTCTTGTCGAAATACGGAAGGGGGAGACGGTGAAGCTTCGCCTCCACCGAGGCACGCAGGTTGTAGATGGTCTTCTGGACGATGATGTTGAGGAGGAATGCTTCCAACCAGGCAAGCAGCGACGAGAGCAAGTACACGCCGATCGCGAGCATGACGACCTTGCCGATGGCGTCGAAGTTCAGACCCACACCGGGAACGACGTCGGTCGAGTTGGCGACAAGATCGGCGAACGTCGAATTCCCTGATGCCCGGATGGCGTCTGCGGCCTGCTCGCGGGTCAGTCCGGCGGGCAGGCTCTTGCCGATGAACCCGGCGAAGATGAGGTCTGTCGCGTGACCGAGGATTTTCGGCACTGCGACCGACAGCGCGATGCTGGCGATCGTCGCAACGACGACACAGAAGACTGCAAACTTGTGCGGCTGCAGAAGCGAGAGAAGCCGCTTCATCGTCGCCTTGAAGTGGCGAGGTTTGGTGTCCGTCGCGGTCAGCGCGGGCTTCGGCTCTTTGTCGGGGGTCTCGGGGTTACTCGACTTCGCATCGCCGTCCGCGGATTCAGGTTCGCTCGGGATCTTGGCGAACACCACCGTCGGGGCATCGTCGAAGTACTGGCTGTTGGGGCCGCCCCATGTCGGGTCCTGCGGGCTGGTCATGCGCTCATCTCCGCGGGAATCTGGGAAGCCACGATCTCTTGGTACGTCGGACAGTTGGCCAGAAGGAACTGATGGTCGCCGAGGCCGACCGGCGCACCGTCTTCGAGGACCATGATCTGGTCGGCATCGATGATGGATGCGACGCGTTGAGCCACGATGATGACCGTCGAATGAGTCGAAACCGTCCGGAGTTCGCGTCGGACCGCGGCGTCCGTATGCATGTCGAGAGCGGAGAACGAATCGTCGAAGACGAAGATCCGGGGTCTGCGGACCACCGCTCTGGCGATGGCGAGACGTTGTTTTTGTCCGCCCGAGAGATTGCCGCCGCCCTGGGCGATCGGTGACTCGAGACCGTCGGACAGCTCCCGGACGAAGTCGTCTGCCTGGGCGATGGTGAGGGCTGCCCAGATGTCGTCGTCGGTGGCGGTCGGGTTTCCGTAGCGGATATTGCTCGCGATCGTGCCGGCGAACAGATAGGCCTTCTGGGGCACGTATCCGAAGTTGGCGAAGAGTTCGTCCTGATCCCAGCCACGGACGTCCAAGCCGTCGACCAGGACGGCGCCGGCTGTGACGTCGAAGAGCCGGGGGATGAGTGAGACGAGGGTCGATTTGCCACTGCCCGTACTGCCCACGATCGCGGTGACCGTGCCTGGCATGCATCGCATCGAAACATTCGACAGAACCGGCGTTTCTGCTCCTGGATACGTGAATCCGGCTCCACCGAACTCGACCACGCCGTATGGGCTGGTCGGGCGAAGGGGCTGGGCCGGCGCGGGCACGGTCGCCTCGGTGTCGAGTACTTCGGTGATGCGGTCGGCGCACACGGCGGCGCGGGGGATCACGACGGCCAACATGGTCGCCATGACCACCGACATCAGGATCTGCATGACGTAGGCGAGGAAGGCGCTGATCTGTCCGATCTGCATGTCCCCGGTGTCGACCAGATGCGCGCCGAACCACAGGACCGCCACGCTCGACAGGTTGGCGATCAACATGACGGTGGGCAGCAGAACCGCCTGGTACCGGCCGATGAGGAGCGAAGTGTCGGTCAGTTCCTTGTTGGCCTTGTCGAAGCGGATCGTCTCGTCGGGTTCGCGAACGAAGGCGCGAATGACACGCATACCGGTGAGCTGTTCGCGCAGTGATCGATTGATGTTGTCGATGCGCGTCTGCATCGTCCGGAAATGCGGGATCAGCTTGGCCACCACGACCGAGACGGTGATGCCGAGCAGTGGC encodes:
- a CDS encoding adenylosuccinate synthase, producing the protein MPAIVLIGAQWGDEGKGKATDLLGEQLQWVVRYQGGNNAGHTVVLPNGDKFALHLIPSGILTPAVNNVIGNGVVVDPGVLLTELAGLEERGVDTSRLLLSADAHLIMPYHVAIDKVTERFLGAKKIGTTGRGIGPCYQDKIARVGVRAADVLDEKILTQKVEAALEFKNQVLVKIYNRKALDPQQVVEEVLTQAEGFKHRISDTRLELNLALERGETVLLEGSQGTLLDVDHGTYPYVTSSNPTSGGAAVGSGIGPTKITTVLGILKAYTTRVGSGPFPTELFDDHGAYLAKQGGEVGVTTGRARRTGWFDAVIARYATRVNGITDYFLTKLDVLSSLDTVPICVAYEVDGVRHDEMPMSQSDIHHAKPIYEEMPGWWEDISEARTFEELPQNAQNYVLRLEELSGAFISCIGVGPGRDETIVRREIVR
- a CDS encoding 5' nucleotidase, NT5C type; the encoded protein is MPASKKILYIDLDNTLVNFQSGIDRLTDGVRVKYQNDLDEAPHIFSRMDPLDGAIDAYHQLAQQFDTYILSTAPWKNATAWHDKVLWVQEHLGMEEGSVAYKRLILSHHKHLNRGDYLVDDRGANGADRFEGEWIKFGSTEFPDWKTVTAHLSKLA
- a CDS encoding PLP-dependent aminotransferase family protein; this translates as MMTRVLGARSLARDLGSWQEESGRRPAYRALADGIRLLVHDGRVPLGVALPSERELAAVLELSRTTITSSYSVLRDEGYLISRQGSRSTVALPAGARPNGLMFRSHQPGPSGPVVDLSYAAMAAPAAQVELAYASALQELPNFLPTHGMEPVGIADLRDVIARRYTARGLPTTAEQIMVTSGAQHALRLLLSVLTSPGERVLVDHPTYPNALEAIRRNGARPVPVPVRPEFAAAGAWDLDGIRSAARQTAARMAYLIPDFHNPTGLCMDSSGRAELAKIAHETRMTLVVDETMVDLWLDAPPPAPVASHGRGAAKTEVVTLGSTAKSLWGGLRVGWIRADAALITQLVGARAAVDLGTPVMDQLAAAYLLADDRSLLEQRREVLREQRAVLLGAVAEHLPDWRPTIGSGGMSVWMRMSAPVSTALAAVAPNFGVLLAAGPRFGVEGAFERFIRVPYARSPEDLIRGVASIAAAYDTLATDRDTADQRMVVV
- a CDS encoding class I SAM-dependent methyltransferase produces the protein MTAVDGTGAAGTSAAEALAERLFAATLGASELQAVYLGDRLGWYRALSDHGPLTSTELADRTGTVERYAREWLEQQAVAGYVDVNSDADRRYSLPQAHADVLVDDENLLFLAPLARLFVATTSSMPRLLDAYRHGGGVTWESMGPDAREGQALLNRPMYLRQLCQQFLPVVTDLHATLSDGGQVADLGMGEGWSSIALALGYPKIEVHGFDVDAASVNAARRNAHDRGVDDRVHFSLVDVAGQAPEAGRADAGTYDAVFAFECLHDVPDPVGFLSTARAIAQPGAPVIVMDERTADEFDPEAGPIEQLLYGFSLTCCLPDSLSHPGSIATGTVMRHSTLESYAKAAGFERVDVLPIEHEMFRFYRLG
- a CDS encoding CaiB/BaiF CoA transferase family protein; this translates as MSAEAVEKKGPLAGIRIVEFAGLGPGPHAATLLADMGADIVIVQRAGQIPQDSNATDQIKRGRRIVEANLKDPADVAKVLDLLGRADVLIEGFRPGVMERMGLGPDVVSERNPRLVYARMTGWGQEGPLANAAGHDINYISLTGVLNAIGRKGERPVPPLNMVGDFGGGSMFLIFGILSALVERSTSGKGQVVDAAMVDGTLALSHMMWAFRGRGVWSDERGVNLLDTGAPFYDTYETSDGKYMAVGSIEPQFYALLLEGLELDPATLPHQMDTSKWDDMKKLFTEKFLSKTRDEWAKIFLGTDACVSPVLTFAEAPSNEHIAARGSLIELDGVTQHAPAPRFSRTPTTTPAAPAREATDIDTVWT
- a CDS encoding ABC transporter ATP-binding protein; amino-acid sequence: MTSPQDPTWGGPNSQYFDDAPTVVFAKIPSEPESADGDAKSSNPETPDKEPKPALTATDTKPRHFKATMKRLLSLLQPHKFAVFCVVVATIASIALSVAVPKILGHATDLIFAGFIGKSLPAGLTREQAADAIRASGNSTFADLVANSTDVVPGVGLNFDAIGKVVMLAIGVYLLSSLLAWLEAFLLNIIVQKTIYNLRASVEAKLHRLPLPYFDKTPRGEILSRVTNDIDNISSTLSSTLTSLLTSVLTVLGVLTMMFVISPMLALIALIAVPVSVLLVARVAKRAQVLYKAQWTETGKINAQIEENYSGRDLVRVYGHQAEAEREFAEQNKKLLDASFGAQFLSSLIMPVMNFVGNITYVLLAVVGALKVASGNMSLGDVQAFIVYSRQFSQPLTQIASMSTSLQSGAASAERVFELLDEPEQSPDIDVPLLPEPAGRHRNVGHIEFENVSFRYEPDKPLIENVYLTARPGQMVAIVGPTGAGKTTLVNLLMRFYEVDSGRITLDDVDISQMRRSDLRKHVGMVLQDTWLFGGTIRDNIAYGRLDASEYEIHEAARAAFVDRFIHTLPDGYDTVLDEEASNISSGEKQLITIARAFLSEPSLLILDEATSSVDTRTEQLVQQAMSALRVGRTSFIIAHRLSTIRNADLIVVMEAGKIVEQGTHDELIAAAGAYFRLYNAQFEGAAV
- a CDS encoding ABC transporter ATP-binding protein → MLAKLLKTYLPPYRWLLAGVLALQLFGAIASLVLPTLNARIIDDGVARGDTGFIMSTGGIMLLVSLASIIASVASTYLAAKSSMGFGHDVRGAFYKAVGSFSDREFNSFGAPTLITRNTNDVLQIQALVMLTSSMLVSAPLMCIGGIVMALRENLQMSWLLTISVPLLGITVSVVVAKLIPHFRTMQTRIDNINRSLREQLTGMRVIRAFVREPDETIRFDKANKELTDTSLLIGRYQAVLLPTVMLIANLSSVAVLWFGAHLVDTGDMQIGQISAFLAYVMQILMSVVMATMLAVVIPRAAVCADRITEVLDTEATVPAPAQPLRPTSPYGVVEFGGAGFTYPGAETPVLSNVSMRCMPGTVTAIVGSTGSGKSTLVSLIPRLFDVTAGAVLVDGLDVRGWDQDELFANFGYVPQKAYLFAGTIASNIRYGNPTATDDDIWAALTIAQADDFVRELSDGLESPIAQGGGNLSGGQKQRLAIARAVVRRPRIFVFDDSFSALDMHTDAAVRRELRTVSTHSTVIIVAQRVASIIDADQIMVLEDGAPVGLGDHQFLLANCPTYQEIVASQIPAEMSA